One stretch of Chiroxiphia lanceolata isolate bChiLan1 chromosome 1, bChiLan1.pri, whole genome shotgun sequence DNA includes these proteins:
- the UPP1 gene encoding uridine phosphorylase 1: MAPGASNKKKTDDEQASKENFIHLCNPHLEKMKEDILYHFALGTGTHDFPALFGDVKFVCVGGSPSRMKAFIAYIAEELGLGSTGCDYPNICAGTDRYAMYKVGPVLSVSHGMGIPSISIMLHELIKLLYHAKCSNITIIRIGTSGGIGLEPGSVVITRQSVDATFKPQLEQVVLGKTVIRSTNLDEQLAKELMQCSKEIGQFNTVIGNTMCTLDFYEGQGRLDGAICLYDEEEKLQYLKKAYDSGVRNIEMESSVFAAMCNLSGVKAAVVCVTLLNRLEGDQISSSHDVLVEYQQRPQKLVGYFIKKCLGKA, encoded by the exons ATGGCTCCTGGTGCCTCaaataagaagaaaactgatGATGAACAGGCTTCAAA AGAGAATTTTATCCATCTGTGCAACCCTCAtctggagaaaatgaaagaagacaTCCTGTACCATTTTGCTCTTGGGACTGGTACCCATGATTTTCCGGCACTGTTTGGAGATGTAAAG TTTGTGTGTGTTGGAGGAAGCCCTTCACGGATGAAAGCTTTTATCGCCTACATAGCGGAGGAACTGGGGCTTGGAAGCACCGGTTGTGACTACCCCAACATCTGCGCGGGCACTGACCGCTACGCCATGTACAAAGTGGGACCTGTTCTGTCTGTCAGT catggTATGGGCATTCCTTCTATTTCAATCATGTTGCATGAGCTGATCAAATTGTTGTATCATGCCAAGTGTTCCAACATAACCATCATTCGCATTGGCACCTCTGGTGGAATAG GTCTGGAGCCAGGCTCAGTGGTTATAACTAGGCAGTCTGTAGATGCCACCTTCAAACCTCAGTTGGAACAGGTTGTTCTGGGAAAGACAGTAATTCGCAGTACTAACCTAGATGAACAGCTGGCTAAGGAGCTGATGCAGTGCAGTAAAGAAATCGGTCAGTTCAACACAGTCATTGGGAACACCATGTGCACTTTGGATTTCTATGAAG GacagggcaggttggatggtgcAATCTGCTTAtatgatgaagaagaaaaactccAATATTTGAAGAAAGCTTATGATTCTGGTGTCAGAAACATTGAGATGGAGTCTTCCGTATTTGCTGCAATGTGTAATCTCAGCGGTGTCAAAG CTGCTGTAGTGTGTGTCACTCTTCTGAATCGGCTCGAAGGAGATCAAATCAGCAGCTCACATGATGTCCTTGTGGAGTATCAGCAGAGGCCGCAGAAGTTAGTGGGATATTTCATTAAGAAATGTCTCGGGAAAGCATGA